The Watersipora subatra chromosome 1, tzWatSuba1.1, whole genome shotgun sequence genome has a window encoding:
- the LOC137407020 gene encoding uncharacterized protein encodes MAVIPSGFLVPSKTKGALTVFDLNTKESMQTAYQLTSGDDSDWFYHRALWLDMDGDGKEDLVTCRAKKPIFGQQKGELLWFKQPDTATPWSQKWEKTILYKSLADTFLISVQIKSGHKTVQAIITAGYFSKSLVIWWRTDESKPWTSDNLEKRIIDSGVGNTFDVIHADLNGDGVAELLVTYNRPSNGTVFVYETSGDFRMDTVKKHMIMSGLTPAKRGTGKGAPGGIQLTWPDLRKTKGRPDIILSGDDDGKIYLLRANDSTSWKYTATALLDASPGTVGAMAVGDINNDYYPEIIVPLYNDNKITILSYNPLSHQQNSQTNIKPDSFGRF; translated from the exons ATGGCTGTCATACCGAGTGGATTTCTTGTACCAAGCAAGACCAAAGGAGCGCTTACAGTGTTTGACCTCAACACAAAAGAGAGCATGCAAACAGCATATCAGCTGACTTCTGGTGATGACAGCGACTGGTTCTATCATAGAGCGCTCTGGCTCGACATGGACGGGGATGGAAAGGAGGACCTCGTAACTTGCCGAGCAAAGAAACCAATATTTG GTCAACAAAAGGGAGAGCTATTATGGTTTAAGCAGCCTGATACCGCGACACCATGGAGCCAGAAATGGGAGAAGACGATTCTATATAAAAGCTTAGCCGACACCTTCTTGATTTCGGTTCAAATTAAATCGGGGCATAAGACTGTTCAAGCTATCATTACAGCTGGTTACTTCTCCAAATCACTGGTTATATGGTGGAGAACAGATGAGAGCAAGCCTTGGACAAGTGATAAT CTGGAGAAAAGAATAATCGACAGCGGTGTAGGCAACACATTTGACGTTATTCATGCCGACCTAAATGGCGATGGAGTAGCAGAACTGCTCGTCACGTATAACAGGCCTTCGAATGGTACAGTCTTTGTGTATGAGACATCCGGAGACTTCAG AATGGATACAGTGAAGAAACACATGATAATGAGTGGATTAACTCCAGCCAAACGCGGTACCGGAAAGGGGGCGCCAGGAGGAATCCAGCTAACATGGCCTGACCTGCG GAAAACCAAAGGCAGACCAGACATAATTTTATCAGGTGATGACGATGGCAAAATCTACCTGCTGAGGGCGAATGACTCCACAAGCTGGAAATACACAGCCACAGCACTACTGGACGCGTCACCTGGCACAGTTGGAGCTATGGCTGTTGGCGATATAAACAACGACTACTATCCAGAAATCATCGTACCGTTGTACAATGACAACAAGATCACCATCCTATCGTACAACCCACTGAGCCACCAGCAAAACTCGCAGACAAACATTAAGCCCGACTCATTCGGACGATTCTAA